In Sulfitobacter sp. W027, a single window of DNA contains:
- a CDS encoding HdaA/DnaA family protein codes for MAHQLGLNLPSRTALGRDAFFVAPSNAMAMAMVDGWRGWAGGKLALTGPQGSGKTHLTHVWADLSGARIISAADLMEAGIPALARGPVAVEDVHLIAGDAAAQTALFHLHNLVLAEGQALLLTGTGPVAHWGLTLPDLVSRMRGATMVEMEAPDDALLSALLVKLLADRQLTPKPELINYLMTRMDRSFAAAIALVNRLDAASLAQKRPLTRALAAQVLDIAPPRA; via the coding sequence ATGGCCCATCAACTCGGGTTGAACCTGCCCAGCCGAACGGCTCTGGGCCGCGATGCTTTCTTTGTCGCCCCCTCCAACGCGATGGCGATGGCGATGGTCGACGGCTGGCGGGGTTGGGCCGGCGGCAAGCTGGCACTGACCGGGCCGCAAGGGTCGGGCAAGACGCATCTGACGCATGTTTGGGCGGACCTTTCAGGCGCGCGGATCATCAGCGCCGCGGACCTGATGGAGGCCGGTATCCCAGCCCTCGCCCGTGGGCCTGTGGCCGTGGAGGATGTGCATCTGATCGCCGGAGACGCGGCGGCGCAAACGGCGCTTTTTCACTTGCACAACCTCGTGCTGGCCGAGGGTCAGGCGCTTTTGCTCACCGGCACCGGCCCCGTGGCACATTGGGGGCTGACACTGCCCGATCTGGTCAGCCGTATGCGCGGCGCCACGATGGTCGAAATGGAAGCGCCGGATGATGCGCTCCTTTCCGCCCTGCTGGTCAAGCTTCTGGCCGACCGGCAGTTGACGCCGAAACCGGAGCTGATCAACTACCTGATGACCCGGATGGACCGATCCTTTGCCGCCGCCATCGCACTGGTAAACCGGCTGGATGCCGCCAGCCTTGCGCAGAAGCGTCCGCTGACTCGCGCACTGGCTGCGCAGGTGCTGGACATCGCCCCGCCCCGCGCGTGA
- a CDS encoding RNA degradosome polyphosphate kinase: MTQADFLQAPFPPATDLPELDTAGPGRFFNRELSWLDFNWRVLEEAENPRVPLLERLRFLSISATNLDEFYTVRVAGLRELAQAGNTTAAADGLSPGEQLVLINEDARNLMMSQQRVLVDLMAEMDDQNIMLERTADLTEADLKHLEGVFLNQVFAVLSPLAIDPAHPFPFIPNTGYALALQLERSRDKRPLQALLPIPGQIDRFVPLPAPDGCLRYLPLEDLLIINIPNLFPGYKLKAHFEFRVLRDSDLEVEDEAEDLVREFEVALKRRRRGEVVRLTHSAGAPEKLKSVVMRELCVRPQDVIEIEGMLGIADLSKLVTDARPDLLWPQFTPRVPERVSDHDGDMFAAIRQKDMLLHHPYETFDMVVRFLAQAARDPDVVAIKQTLYRTSRDSPIVSALCEAAEDGKSVTALVELKARFDEAANIRQSRRLERAGAHVVYGFLDLKTHAKISTVVRREGDQLVTYTHYGTGNYHPITARIYTDLSLFTCDSSLGRDATKVFNFLSGYAPPEQLENLAISPTTLKPRLLEMIHAEAEHARAGRPAVIWAKMNALIDAEVIDALYDASQAGVEISLVIRGICGLRPGVKGLSDNIRVKSIIGRFLEHSRIVCFGNGHGLPHKKARVFMSSADWMGRNLNRRVETLVEIENPTVKAQITSQIMAANLADVAQSWVMGPDGKFTRPAVPEGTFAFNCHRFFMENPSLSGRGSAGASDVPKLTHTED; encoded by the coding sequence ATGACCCAAGCTGATTTCCTGCAAGCGCCCTTTCCACCCGCTACCGATCTGCCCGAGCTTGATACCGCCGGGCCGGGACGTTTCTTTAACCGTGAGCTGAGCTGGCTCGACTTCAACTGGCGCGTGCTGGAAGAGGCCGAGAACCCGCGCGTACCGCTGCTGGAACGGCTGCGTTTTCTGTCAATCTCGGCCACCAACCTTGATGAATTCTATACCGTGCGCGTCGCGGGGCTGCGCGAACTGGCCCAAGCCGGTAACACCACCGCCGCCGCCGACGGGCTAAGCCCCGGTGAGCAATTGGTGCTGATCAACGAAGACGCCCGCAACCTGATGATGTCCCAGCAGCGCGTGCTCGTCGATCTGATGGCCGAGATGGACGACCAGAATATCATGCTGGAACGCACGGCGGACCTGACCGAGGCGGACCTTAAGCATCTCGAAGGGGTCTTTCTCAACCAAGTTTTCGCCGTGCTGTCGCCGCTGGCCATCGACCCTGCGCATCCGTTCCCTTTCATCCCCAACACCGGTTATGCGCTGGCTTTGCAACTGGAACGCAGCCGCGACAAACGCCCCCTGCAAGCGCTGCTACCGATCCCCGGCCAGATCGACCGCTTCGTGCCCCTGCCCGCGCCCGATGGTTGCCTGCGCTACCTGCCGCTCGAAGACCTGTTGATCATCAACATCCCCAACCTCTTTCCGGGCTACAAACTCAAAGCGCATTTCGAATTTCGCGTGCTACGCGACAGCGATCTTGAGGTCGAAGACGAGGCCGAAGACCTCGTGCGGGAATTCGAAGTCGCCCTGAAACGCCGCCGCCGCGGTGAGGTCGTGCGCCTGACCCATTCCGCAGGCGCGCCCGAAAAGCTCAAATCCGTCGTCATGCGCGAGCTTTGCGTGCGCCCCCAAGACGTGATCGAGATCGAAGGCATGTTGGGCATTGCCGACCTGTCAAAACTTGTGACAGACGCCCGGCCCGACCTGCTTTGGCCGCAGTTCACCCCGCGGGTGCCCGAGCGGGTTAGTGACCACGACGGGGATATGTTCGCGGCGATCCGGCAAAAGGACATGCTGCTGCACCATCCTTACGAGACTTTCGACATGGTGGTGCGCTTCCTCGCCCAAGCGGCGCGGGATCCCGATGTGGTGGCGATCAAACAGACGCTCTACCGCACCTCGCGCGACAGCCCGATCGTCAGTGCGCTCTGCGAGGCTGCCGAGGATGGTAAATCCGTCACCGCCTTGGTTGAACTGAAGGCCCGCTTTGATGAGGCCGCCAATATCCGCCAGTCGCGCCGTTTGGAACGCGCGGGCGCGCATGTGGTTTACGGCTTTCTCGACCTCAAGACCCACGCCAAAATCTCGACCGTGGTGCGCCGCGAGGGCGACCAACTGGTGACCTATACCCACTATGGCACCGGCAACTATCACCCGATCACCGCGCGGATTTATACGGACCTGTCGCTTTTCACCTGCGACTCGAGCCTTGGGCGCGATGCCACGAAAGTTTTCAACTTCCTCTCGGGCTATGCCCCGCCAGAGCAGTTGGAGAATCTCGCCATCTCTCCCACCACGCTCAAGCCGCGCCTGCTTGAGATGATCCACGCTGAGGCCGAACATGCCCGCGCCGGACGCCCTGCCGTGATCTGGGCCAAGATGAACGCGCTGATCGACGCCGAGGTGATCGATGCGCTGTATGACGCCAGCCAAGCGGGGGTAGAAATCAGCCTTGTCATTCGTGGCATCTGCGGACTGCGCCCCGGTGTGAAAGGTCTGTCGGACAACATCCGGGTCAAATCCATCATCGGGCGTTTTCTCGAACACAGCCGCATCGTCTGTTTCGGCAATGGCCATGGGCTGCCGCATAAAAAGGCGCGGGTTTTCATGTCTTCCGCCGACTGGATGGGCCGCAACCTCAACCGCCGAGTCGAGACATTGGTCGAGATCGAGAACCCCACCGTCAAGGCGCAGATAACCAGCCAGATCATGGCCGCCAATCTGGCTGACGTGGCGCAAAGCTGGGTCATGGGGCCGGATGGCAAATTCACCCGGCCCGCCGTGCCGGAGGGGACTTTCGCGTTTAACTGCCACCGCTTCTTTATGGAAAACCCCTCGCTTTCGGGGCGCGGCAGCGCGGGGGCGTCGGATGTGCCCAAGCTGACCCATACCGAGGATTGA